The following are from one region of the Methanoculleus caldifontis genome:
- a CDS encoding 3-isopropylmalate dehydratase large subunit: MSTLSERILGAPAGRYVDREVDVAFAHDGTGVLTREALREMGVESLPHPDRLRLIFDHIVPANTGTTATLQAELREYARVSGIALSDAGGGICHQVMSEGLVRPGMVVVGADSHTCTLGALGAFATGVGATDMAAIWASGATWFRVPETIAVNLAGRLDGAAEAKDLALAYVAELGMEGATYQALEFVGDGAAGISMSGRLTLCNMAVETGAKTGIFYPDEVTARHLGEYGLTASPLTPEDCCYERTLDLDLADVVPLVAVPHRVDTVREAEALAGTHLDQVFVGTCTNGRYEDLERFARIVRGKKVAVRTLVVPASRPVLARAIATGVLADIVEAGCMVAPPGCGPCLGAHAGVLGEGEVCLSTANRNFKNRMGVGGEIYLSSVATAAASALAGVIAVPEVV, encoded by the coding sequence GTCGACCGGGAGGTCGATGTCGCGTTCGCCCACGACGGGACCGGCGTCCTCACCAGGGAGGCGCTCAGGGAGATGGGAGTGGAGAGCCTCCCTCATCCCGATCGCCTGCGCCTCATCTTCGACCACATCGTCCCGGCGAACACCGGGACGACGGCGACGCTCCAGGCGGAGCTCCGCGAGTATGCCCGGGTCTCGGGGATAGCCCTCTCCGACGCCGGAGGAGGGATCTGCCACCAGGTGATGAGCGAAGGCCTCGTCCGGCCCGGGATGGTCGTCGTGGGCGCCGACTCCCACACCTGCACCCTCGGGGCTCTCGGCGCGTTCGCCACCGGGGTGGGTGCGACCGATATGGCGGCGATCTGGGCATCGGGGGCCACCTGGTTCCGGGTCCCGGAGACGATCGCGGTCAACCTCGCCGGGAGGCTCGACGGAGCTGCGGAAGCAAAGGACCTCGCTCTTGCCTACGTCGCAGAACTCGGCATGGAGGGGGCGACCTACCAGGCGCTCGAGTTCGTGGGGGACGGGGCGGCAGGGATCTCCATGAGCGGGAGACTGACCCTCTGCAACATGGCGGTCGAGACCGGGGCGAAGACGGGGATCTTCTATCCCGACGAGGTCACCGCCCGTCATCTCGGGGAATACGGCCTTACGGCATCGCCCCTGACCCCGGAGGACTGTTGCTACGAACGGACGCTCGATCTCGACCTCGCCGATGTCGTGCCTCTTGTCGCGGTCCCGCACCGGGTGGACACCGTCAGGGAGGCGGAGGCGCTCGCCGGCACGCACCTCGACCAGGTCTTTGTGGGGACCTGCACGAACGGCCGTTACGAGGACCTTGAGCGGTTTGCCCGGATCGTGCGGGGGAAGAAGGTGGCGGTCCGGACCCTGGTCGTCCCCGCCTCGCGGCCGGTGCTCGCCCGGGCGATCGCCACCGGCGTCCTTGCCGATATCGTGGAGGCGGGATGCATGGTGGCGCCGCCCGGCTGCGGGCCGTGTCTCGGGGCGCACGCGGGCGTGCTCGGCGAGGGCGAGGTCTGCCTCTCCACGGCCAACCGGAACTTCAAGAACCGGATGGGTGTCGGCGGCGAGATCTACCTCTCGTCGGTCGCCACCGCCGCCGCAAGCGCGCTTGCGGGCGTAATCGCCGTGCCGGAGGTGGTATAA
- a CDS encoding LeuD/DmdB family oxidoreductase small subunit, with amino-acid sequence MQGAGPAVCIGDDIDTDLVIAGRYLRTKDRSVWAEHVFEDLDPTLAGRLRGAVVVAGRNMGCGSSREQAVVALREAGVVGVVAPSFARIFFRNAVNVGLPVIEAAIPCTDGSRVAFDLDAGWVEVDGERYPARPLSEKMVAILRAGGLVPYWRSCR; translated from the coding sequence ATGCAGGGAGCCGGACCGGCGGTCTGTATCGGGGACGACATCGATACCGACCTCGTCATTGCCGGTCGCTACCTCCGGACGAAGGACCGCTCGGTCTGGGCGGAGCATGTCTTTGAGGATCTCGACCCGACGCTTGCCGGCCGCCTCCGCGGTGCGGTCGTCGTCGCCGGGAGAAATATGGGATGCGGTTCTTCCCGCGAGCAGGCGGTCGTCGCCCTCCGTGAAGCGGGTGTCGTCGGGGTCGTCGCTCCCTCCTTCGCCCGCATCTTCTTTCGGAACGCGGTCAACGTGGGCCTCCCGGTGATCGAGGCCGCTATCCCCTGTACCGACGGGTCCCGCGTCGCCTTCGACCTCGATGCGGGGTGGGTGGAGGTCGACGGGGAACGATATCCCGCCCGCCCGCTCTCGGAGAAGATGGTCGCGATCCTCCGGGCCGGAGGGCTGGTGCCCTACTGGAGGTCGTGCCGATGA
- a CDS encoding DUF7714 family protein: MIFPPHCKFVGSATTAPYGERVYFLSRYLVRETPDGMEVLEVEPDPEGTGLMRRVLSARVIAAGDEVYCYPDRVNVQDRTLLVSEAIRSGHRCTIFTGHGEQTTFVLDPDLSGFLRIHVYDITPPRPHLSSTLTELERTGLFGDLEVVFEHHTRDIREIQGDVYPCRAAGFPRTLDADPVRPGDRVVGCLTAQNLVQECCDDGITVENICPLGAVAAEPFIARCCRSERAGLGRWNGRFGAVVHWGASAWEIAQAVRQVATAWREKHGEGSGR; this comes from the coding sequence ATGATCTTCCCGCCCCACTGCAAGTTCGTCGGGTCCGCGACCACCGCCCCTTACGGCGAGCGGGTCTACTTCCTCTCGCGCTACCTGGTCCGCGAGACCCCCGACGGCATGGAGGTGCTCGAGGTCGAGCCCGACCCGGAAGGCACCGGACTGATGCGCAGGGTCCTCTCCGCCCGCGTCATCGCCGCCGGAGACGAGGTTTACTGCTATCCCGATCGCGTGAACGTCCAGGATCGAACACTCTTAGTAAGTGAGGCGATACGGTCCGGGCACCGGTGCACCATATTCACCGGCCACGGCGAACAGACGACGTTCGTCCTCGATCCGGACCTCTCGGGGTTCCTCCGGATCCACGTCTACGACATCACCCCGCCCCGCCCCCACCTCTCATCCACGCTCACCGAGCTCGAGAGGACCGGGCTCTTCGGGGACCTCGAGGTCGTCTTTGAGCATCATACGAGGGATATCCGGGAGATCCAGGGCGACGTCTACCCCTGCCGGGCGGCGGGGTTCCCCCGGACCCTCGACGCCGACCCGGTCCGCCCCGGCGACCGGGTCGTGGGCTGCCTGACGGCACAGAACCTCGTGCAGGAGTGCTGCGACGACGGGATCACGGTGGAGAACATCTGCCCCCTCGGCGCGGTGGCGGCTGAGCCTTTCATCGCCCGGTGCTGCCGGAGCGAGCGGGCAGGTCTCGGCCGCTGGAACGGCCGGTTCGGCGCGGTGGTCCACTGGGGCGCATCGGCGTGGGAGATCGCGCAGGCGGTCCGGCAGGTGGCGACCGCATGGAGGGAGAAGCATGGTGAAGGTAGCGGTCGTTGA
- a CDS encoding isocitrate/isopropylmalate dehydrogenase family protein, whose product MVKVAVVEGDGIGQEVVPVAREILAAVRPDFEFFDVEVGYGRWERTGSACDDETMNDLRSADAILFGAVTTPPDPDYRSVLLQIRHDLDLYANVRPIRGDNVDVVIVRENTEGLYSGIEWTEPDRACTVRVVSRRGSERIARYACTLAKPRRHLTVGNKANVLKSDCLFVEICTAEAVRAGVPCTTRYIDALCLDLLMRPDRYDVIVTTNMFGDILSDAAAYLVGGLGMLPSANIGERHAFFEPVHGSAPDIAGQNVANPIAAIRSAAMLLSHFGDTASAAAVEEAVGRVIGAGIRTRDLGGAAGTREFGAAVLREVGRGKA is encoded by the coding sequence ATGGTGAAGGTAGCGGTCGTTGAGGGCGACGGGATCGGGCAGGAGGTCGTCCCGGTTGCCCGCGAGATCCTCGCCGCCGTGCGGCCGGACTTCGAGTTCTTCGACGTCGAGGTGGGTTACGGCCGGTGGGAGCGGACCGGGAGCGCCTGCGACGACGAGACCATGAACGACCTCCGGTCGGCGGACGCCATCCTCTTTGGAGCCGTCACGACCCCGCCGGACCCGGACTACCGCAGCGTCCTCCTGCAGATCCGCCACGATCTCGATCTCTACGCGAACGTCCGCCCGATCCGGGGCGATAATGTCGACGTCGTCATCGTGCGGGAGAACACCGAGGGGCTCTACTCCGGGATCGAGTGGACGGAACCTGACCGGGCCTGCACCGTCAGGGTCGTCTCCCGGCGGGGGAGCGAGCGGATCGCCCGCTACGCCTGCACGCTCGCGAAGCCGCGCCGCCACCTCACCGTCGGGAACAAGGCAAACGTCCTGAAGTCGGACTGCCTCTTCGTGGAGATCTGCACGGCGGAGGCCGTCCGTGCGGGGGTTCCCTGTACAACCCGCTACATCGACGCGCTCTGCCTCGACCTCCTGATGCGCCCGGACCGCTACGACGTGATCGTGACGACCAATATGTTCGGGGACATCCTCTCCGACGCCGCCGCCTACCTGGTGGGGGGACTCGGGATGCTGCCGAGCGCGAACATCGGCGAGCGTCACGCTTTCTTTGAGCCCGTGCATGGGAGCGCTCCCGATATCGCGGGACAGAACGTGGCTAACCCCATCGCCGCCATCAGGAGCGCCGCGATGCTCCTCTCCCACTTCGGGGACACCGCGTCCGCGGCGGCCGTGGAGGAGGCCGTCGGCCGGGTGATCGGGGCAGGCATCCGGACCCGCGACCTCGGCGGCGCCGCCGGCACCCGGGAGTTCGGGGCGGCGGTGCTCCGCGAGGTCGGGCGGGGGAAGGCCTAA
- a CDS encoding deoxyribonuclease IV: MVLVGCHISIAGSIDRAVGRAREAGCETFQIFSRNPRGWKAKDLEPGPVDAFRKALDASGLGPVVDHMPYLPNPASPDDEIYEKSVAALTNELQRCDLLGIPYLVTHLGHHRGAGTEGGQERVIAAANRALAAAGADGVTLLLENTAGEKNSVGSTVADLARIVDGIDERGEIGLCFDTCHAFAAGYDLRTAEGVDALFGEIDDLIGLSNLRIIHLNDCKGDLGSGLDRHEHIGLGSIGEEGFRHILRHPAVRSLPLICETPVDERRGDGGNIAKVRELAGV; this comes from the coding sequence ATGGTGCTGGTGGGATGCCATATCTCCATCGCAGGCTCGATCGACCGCGCGGTCGGGCGAGCTCGCGAGGCGGGCTGCGAGACGTTTCAGATCTTCTCCCGGAACCCCCGGGGCTGGAAGGCGAAGGACCTCGAGCCGGGACCGGTCGATGCGTTCCGGAAGGCGCTCGACGCATCCGGGCTCGGCCCGGTCGTCGATCACATGCCTTACCTCCCGAACCCGGCCTCGCCCGACGACGAGATCTACGAGAAATCGGTCGCGGCGCTCACCAATGAACTCCAGCGGTGCGATCTGCTCGGGATACCCTATCTCGTCACCCACCTCGGCCACCACCGCGGTGCCGGGACGGAGGGCGGGCAGGAACGGGTGATCGCCGCCGCCAACCGGGCGCTCGCCGCAGCCGGGGCGGACGGCGTGACGCTCCTCCTCGAGAACACCGCCGGGGAGAAGAACAGCGTCGGGTCGACCGTTGCGGATCTCGCCCGGATCGTTGACGGGATCGATGAGAGAGGAGAGATCGGGCTCTGCTTCGACACCTGCCATGCCTTTGCCGCCGGGTACGACCTCCGGACCGCCGAAGGCGTCGACGCGCTCTTTGGCGAGATCGATGACCTGATCGGCCTCTCAAACCTCCGGATCATCCACCTCAACGACTGCAAGGGCGACCTCGGGAGCGGGCTTGACCGGCACGAACACATCGGGCTCGGTTCCATCGGGGAGGAGGGGTTCCGGCATATCCTCCGGCACCCGGCCGTCCGGAGCCTCCCCCTCATCTGCGAGACCCCGGTCGATGAGCGCCGGGGTGACGGCGGAAACATCGCGAAGGTTCGCGAACTCGCCGGAGTGTGA